In the genome of Candidatus Atribacteria bacterium ADurb.Bin276, the window AAAAAGAGAATATTGATCTTCAAAAGATATTGTTTGACAGGTGCTTAAAAGAAAGAATAGGAGTACATGAATGGTGACAATTGCTATATGCGTGGGAAGTTCGTGCCATTTAAAGGGAGCTTATGACATAATTCACCAATGTGAAGAAACGATCAGCAAGCTTGGCTTACGAGATCAGGTTGAACTGAAGGGTACTTTTTGTTTAGGTAAATGCAGCCAAGAGGGGGTAACTATAGTCATAGATGATGAAATAGAAACCGGAGTTACTCCCGATAATTTTCAACGTATTTTTGAAGAAAAGATCTTGGTGAAGGTTCGGGAGGATTAGCTGATTGAGCATACTTTCAACGATTAAAACCAGTTGCCGCGACTGTTATAAATGTGTACGTCATTGCCCGGTTAAGGCTATTCGTTTTAGCATGGGACATGCCGAAATTATTGATGAACGTTGCATCAAGGATGGTCGGTGTGTTTTAGTTTGTCCCCAGGATGCTAAGGTTATAAGAAATGATACCGGAGTAGTTAAGAATTTCCTTGAGAATAAAGAATTTGTTATTGCCAGCTTAGCTCCTTCTTTTGTTGCAGCTTTTTCTGATATTATGCCTGGTCAGCTTTTTAATGCTCTAAAATCATTAGGATTTGCCGTTGTTCGTGAAACTGCGGAAGCTGCTGAATTGGTAGCCTTAGAACACGCTCAGTTAGTAAAAGAAGGGAACAAGGCAATAATTACCAGTTCCTGCCCGACAATAAATGCTTTCATTTATAAGTATTACCCTCAGCATATTTCTTCCTTGGCTCCAGTGGTTTCTCCAATGGTTGCTCATGCTCGTCTTCTCAAAAAAGAATTTGAAGATCAACATCCTCGGGTGGTTTTTGTTGGACCATGTATTGCCAAAAAAGCTGAAAGAGAAGAAAGTGAAATAATTGATGAAGTCGATGTTGCGCTAACTTTTGATGAATTGAAAGAGTGGCTCACTCAAGCGAATATCGATCTCAAACAATTTCCCTTCGAAAGCGAGGACCTCTCATCGGTTCAATGGGCAAGAGCCTTCCCAGTTGAAGGAGGTTTGCTCAAAACCGGTGATTTTGATACCGGAATCCTATCTCAGGAATCAGTTGTTATTACTGGAATTGAAAGATGTCAGCGATTTTTAGATAATTTTGAAAAAGAAAAAGAAGGTTTAAAAATGGTTGAAATGATGAGCTGTGAAGGGGGATGCATTGATGGGCCTCTTCTCAAATCACCTCTTTCTCTTTATCAAAGAAGAAAAAAGATTATTGAATTTTCTCAGCAGGGCACTAATTTTGATGGTGCACGAAAAATCCTCGAACTCCCATCACTGAGGCGTGAATTTAATCCTCATCCCATTCCTCAACCACAACCATCAGAAGAAGAATTAAGAAAGATATTAACCTTGACCGGTAAATTTACCCCGCAAGATGAGCTCAATTGTGGGGCTTGTGGTTACGATACCTGCCGAGAAAAGGCAATTGCTGTATATCAAGGTTTAGCCGAAGCTGAAATGTGCATTCCCAATATGAGAGCTCGTGCTGAATCCTTTTCCAGTTTTTTGATTGCGGTGACACCGAATGGAATCATTTTAGTTGATGAAAACCTGAGAATTGTTGACATGAATCCAGCTCTGCGTCAAATATTCGATCTTAAAGGACGTTTAATGGTTGGAAAGATGCTGGATGAGTTTATAGATCCTTCAATTTTTATTGAAGTCCTCAGAACCAAGAAAGCAAATAGCCAGGAAATCCATTATCCACAATATAACAATGTTTATGTAAAGCTTTCAGTTTTTTATTTAGAAAAGTCTGGACTGCTCATGGGGGTGTTTGTTGATTTAACCAAACAAAAAGATCAAGAACAAATGATGGAAGAAATCCGTGGAAAAACCTTAGAAAAAGCTCAGCAGGTTATTACTAATCAAATGTTGGTTGCTCAGGAAATTGCCAGTCTTTTAGGTGAAACAACTGCTGAAACCAAATCGTTGCTCAGTAAGCTCATGAAAATTCTTCGAGGAGAAAATGTCGAGGAATGAATGATATATTTGTTGAAGTTGCTCAAGCTCAGATATCAAAATGGGGCGAAGAATTATGTGGGGATAGTGTTCGCATCGAGAAAGATGACCTTTCCACCATTGTTTCCCTTTCTGATGGATTAGGGAGCGGAGTAAAAGCCAGTATTCTATCGACACTAACTACGCGAATCATAGTTTCCATGCTTCAACGGAATTCACCCTTGGACGAAGTAGTGGAAACATTAGCTGAAACCTTGCCAGTGTGTAAGGTGAGAAAAATTGCTTATTCTACTTTTTCAGTCATGCAGGTTTTTCAAAACGGTGAAGCCTATATTGCTGAATTTGATAGCCCACCAATCTTCTGGATTCGAAGTGGCCGAGTGATGCATATCGAACGGAAAGAAAGAAAAATTGGGAATCGAGTTATTCATGAATCAAACATGAAACTCCAAAAAAATGATTGGTTAGTAGCGGTTAGCGACGGAGTGGTGCACGCCGGTATTGGCGGGATCTGGAATTTAGGCTGGAGATGGGAAAAAATCGCCTCTTTTCTTGAAAGTAGTGTGAACGAGCACATTGATGCCGATTCTTTGTCAAGAAAAGTGATCGAAACGACGGCAAGTCTTTACAAAGGGATGCCTGGAGACGATGCAACCTGTATTGTAGCGAAAATTCGTCTTCCTCGGAAAATGATTTTATGGGCGGGACCACCAGAAGACCCAAAAATTGATCAGTTCATTACTCAAAAATTTCTTTCCTTTCCTGGAAAGAAAGTTCTTTCTGGTGGAACAACCGGAAATATCGTCTCCCGTTACTTAGGAAAACCGATAGACGTGGATTTAAATTCTATGAAAGAAGATATTCCCCCGGTAGGCATTTTAGAAGGAGTAGACCTTCTCACCGAGGGGATTTTGACTTTGGCCAGTGTTCGCCGCCATCTAAAGCAAGGAGTAAGAGATATCGATGTTCTCTATAAACAAGATGGTGCCAGCCGTTTGTTACATTTATTATTAGAATCAGATGAAATTCTTATCTATACTGGAATGGCGATCAATCCAGCTCACCAGAATCCAAAATTATCAGGTGAGCTTTCATTGAAAGCCAGAATTTTAGAAGAAATCACCGAAGAGCTGGTAAAGTTAGGAAAAGAGGTTAAATTGGAGTATTTTTGAATTAAAATTGATATTTAAGTGATGATTATTCCGTAACTCAGCAGGTTACGATGAAGGTATATCCGGAGGTGAATGTCATTGGAAATTGATAATCCAGAATTAACCTTAAGTCGTCAGTTCGAAAAAGTGAATGCAATTCTAGAAAAACACGATAGAAATGCATCCCATTTAATTTCTATCCTTCAGGAGATTCAAGCCGATTACCGATATCTTCCCGAAGAAATATTGACCTATGTTGCTACCGCCCTGGGAGTGTCCCCGGCCTATGTGTATGGGGTCGCTACCTTCTATGCTCAATTTTCTTTAAAACCAAAAGGAAAGCATATGATTCGAGTATGCGATGGGACAGCTTGCCATGTAAAAGGGTCAGTCAATGTTTTAAAAACTGTTAAGGAGCAATTAGGATTAAAAGAAAACGAGGAAACGACCCCCGACCTTCTTTTTACGGTTGAAACCGTGGCTTGTATCGGAGCCTGTGCTCTGGCGCCAGCTATGATGATCGATGAAGAGGTCTTTGGGATGTTAAACGAAGAAAGGACTCGTGAAATCATTGAAGGATTGATTGAAGAAAACAAGGGAGGAATGGTCCATGCCATTCAAGACTAAAGAAGAACTGGAAAGATACATTCAAGAGTTAAAAAATAAACCAGTTACCGCACAGGTTTTAGTCTGTGGTGGATTAGGGTGTTTAGCGAAAGGAGCAGAAGCGGTTTATAAAAGGTTTCAAGAATTAATTGAAAAAAACCAGCTCTCAGCTACTGTGGAAAAAACCACTGATGATCATCAGCCATCACTCAAAGAAACCGGATGCATGGGATTGTGTGAAGCCGGTCCCTTGGTAAGGATTGAACCGAAGGGAATACTTTATCTGAGAGTGAAACCGGAAGATGTTGATCGAATAGTTGAAGAAACCTTGATAAACAACCGGGTAGTTGATGACCTGGTATATCAGGAAGAAACCAACCAGGAAATCCGGAAATGGCCATTGATGAAAGACGTTCCCTTTTACCGGAAGCAGAAGAAAATTGTTCTCCGTAATTGTGGTTCCATCGACCCTGAAGAGCTTGACGATTATCTGTTTCACGACGGTTACTTGGCTTTAGCAAAAGTCGTTACGACTATGAGCCCCGACGATGTCATTGGAGAGATTTTAAAATCCGGTCTGCGTGGCCGGGGAGGCGGGGGGTTCCCGACCGGTCGAAAATGGCAATTTGCTCGTTTATCCAAATCCGAACGGAAATTTATCGTATGTAATGGTGACGAAGGAGATCCCGGTGCTTTTATGGACCGCAGTGTTATGGAAGGTGATCCTCATACGGTTATTGAAGGAATGGCAATTGCCGGTTACGCTTTTGGAGCTCAAGAAGGATATATTTATGTTCGAGCCGAGTATCCCTTAGCAGTTAAAAGATTGAAAAAAGCTATAGCTGATGCCCGAGAAGCTGGATTAATAGGAAAAAATCTTTTTGGTACTTCCTTTTCCTTTGATCTTACTATAAAAGAAGGTGCCGGAGCTTTTGTCTGTGGTGAAGAAACCGCTTTGTTGGCTTCTATCGAAGGAAAACGGGGTATGCCAAATCCTAGGCCCCCCTTTCCCGCCAACAAAGGTCTTTGGGGATATCCAACCGTTATTAATAATGTTGAAACCTTAGCCAATGTTCCCATCATTATTTTAAAAGGAGCCGATTGGTTCCGTTCCTTTGGAACAGTTAACAGTCCTGGAACGAAAACCTTTGCTCTTTCTGGAAAAATACGAAACACCGGATTGGCGGAGGTACCAATGGGTATCAGCCTTCGCGAGCTCATTTTTGATGTTGGGGGAGGTGTACAAAATAATCGAAAATTCAAAGCGGTTCAAATTGGAGGACCCTCCGGTGGGTGCTTGACTGAACAGCATTTGGACCTCGCTGTAGATTATGATTCGCTCTGTGCTGCCGGTGCCATTATGGGTTCTGGTGGATTGGTCACCATGGATGAAGATACCTGTATTGTTGAATTAGCGCGCTATTTCCTTCATTTTACTCAAAATGAATCCTGTGGAAAGTGTGTTCCCTGTCGAGAAGGGACCAAGCATATGTTAAATGTACTCCAGAAAATTGTTGAAGCTCGTGCGAAAGTTGAAGATCTGGACTTATTGATTGAAACCGCTGAGGTCGTGCGCGATGCATCACTTTGTGGCTTGGGAAAGACCGCACCTAATCCGGTTTTGACCACTCTCCGCTACTTTAAAGATGAATATCTGGATCACGTAAATAATCACGTCTGTGTTGCTCACGTTTGTAATGCCATGAAAGAATACCGAATTGATCCGGAAAAATGCCGGGCTTGTGGAAAATGTGCCCGAGTATGTCCGGTCAAATGTATTTCCGGACGACCGAAAGTCCCATATGTAATTGATCAGGAAGCTTGCATTAAGTGCGGTTCATGCTTCGAAGCTTGTCCCTTTGATGCGGTATTGGTTGAATGGAGGTCGAAGAACCATGAGTCATGAAAATCTCAAAAAATCAGTAATAATTGATGGTCAAGAAATTGAATTAAGTGGCGAGAAGAACATCCTTGAAGTAGCTCGCAAAGCAGATATCGATATTCCAACCTTTTGCTATCTTTCTGATTTAAGTGTTTATGGTGCTTGCCGAATGTGCCTGGTTGAAGTTGAAGGACGAGGCATTATGCCATCTTGTTCGACTCTGCCTGAACCAGGAATGGTGATTAAAACCAATACACAAAGAATTCTCAAGGCTCGTAAAATGGTTTTAGAGCTCCTCTTAGCCAACCATAAACGTGATTGTACCACCTGCGAACGAAATCTAAACTGCCGTCTACAGGAACTCTCCGCTCGTTTAGATATAACTGAAGTTCCCTTTGGTGAAAGGACGGACGACCTTCCGTTAGATACTTCTTCCTTCTCTTTGGTTCGCGATCCGAATAAATGCATTCTTTGTGGTGATTGCGTTCGAACCTGTAAAGAAATTGAAGGTATTGGAATCTACGATTTTACCCAGCGAGGCTCAAAGTCGCTGGTGGAACCAGCTTTTGGGAAAAAACTCAGCGAAGTGGAATGTGTTTATTGTGGACAGTGCTCAGTTCGTTGTCCAACGGCTGCTTTGATTGTAAAATCTGAAGTAGATAAAGCCTGGGAAGCAGTTTTAGATCCAGAGAAATTTGTCGTGGCACAGATTGCTCCGGCAGTTCGAGTGGCAGTTGGAGAAGCTTTTGGATTAGAACCGGGAGAGATCAGTACTGGAAAAATTGCTGCTGCCTTGAAAAAAATTGGATTTGACCGAGTATTCGATACAGCCTTCAGTGCTGATTTGACCACTGTTGAAGAGGCCGAGGAATTCTTTAAACGTTTGACCAAGGGTGGTCCATTCCCCCATTTTACCTCTTGCTGCCCCTCCTGGGTGATTTATGCTGAAAGGAATTATCCTTTCTATTTAAATAACTTATCCAGCGCCAAATCTCCACAACAGATGTTTGGAGCAGTGATTAAGAATTTTGTGACCAAAGCTGAAAATAAAACCTTAGATGAAATCGTATCGGTTTCAATCATGCCGTGTACAGCTAAGAAATTTGAAGCCCGTCGTCCGGAGTTTCAAACCGAAGGAAAACCGGACGTGGATATTGTCATGACTGCTCAGGAAATCATCAAAATGATTAAATCGGCCAATATTGATTTTAAAGAGTTAGAGCCGGTTCCATTTGATGTACCATTAGGCTTAGGGACGGGAGCTGGGGTCATCTTTGGAGTAACCGGAGGAGTAACCGAAGCGGTTCTCCGCTATGCATACGAAAGACTGACTGGAAAAGAACTCAAAAATGTTGAATTTAGCGGAGTTCGAGGTTTTGAAAGTTTGCGAGAAGCCGAGGTCGACTTTGACGGTCGAACGGTAAAGGTAGCCGTGGTTCACGGTTTAGCGAATTTGCAACGTTTAGTGAAAGACATTCGAGAAGGAAAGCGTTATTATGATCTAGTCGAAGTCATGAATTGTCCAGGAGGATGTATCGGTGGTGGCGGTATGCCTTTAGCCCATCCCGACCGAGAAATGACACTCCGCAAAAGAGCTCAGGGTCTCTATAATGCCGACCGGATGAGCACGATTCGAAAAGCCCAGGATAATCCATCATTAAAATACCTCTATGAGAAATGGTTAGAAAAACCCAATAGCGAAGAAGCCGAAAAATTCCTTCATACCAGTTATCGGTCTCGCCGGAGAATCAGCAAAGAATATATTCGAATACAAGAAGCTAAAGAATCTCAGAAGATTGACATTGCTGTGTGTGTTGGAACCAGCTGCTACCTGAAGGGTTCCTATAACCTTCTCCAGCGTTTGCTTGAATTAGCCAAAGAGCACGACCTGCAAGACCGAGTGAGTATTGGTGCCACCTTCTGTTTAGAAAAGTGCTCTCTCGGGCCTAATATTCGGATTAACGATGAAGTTATCTCTGGGGTAACTGAACAAAACGTAAAAGAAATATTTGAAAACCATGTCTTAGCTAAACTTTAAGCTTTTTTTGATGAATCCGTTGACTGATGAACGTGATTCTCCTATAATATAGGTCGTCTGCTAAGTAATTTTGGGGCTGTAGCTCAGTTGGGAGAGCGCCTCCTTGGCGTGGAGGAGGCCAGGGGTTCAACTCCCCTCAGCTCCACCAGTATAATAAAGCTCGTCCCTACGGGACGGGCTTTTTCCATATAGGGGGTAAGCAGTTTGCGAGAGAATTATGATTTTGATGCAATTGAGTTGGAATGGCAAAAAAAGTGGTCTGACCATCGCCTCTTTCAGGTAGAAACCAACCCCGAACGAAGAAAATACTATGTTTTAGAAATGTTTCCTTATCCTTCTGGCGATCCTCATATGGGTCACGTTAAGAATTATGTGATTGGAGATGTCGTAGCCCGGTATTTTACCCGCAAAGGCTTTAATGTTCTCCATCCCATGGGCTATGACTCTTTTGGTTTGCCTGCGGAAAATGCTGCAATTAAAAACAACATTCATCCATCGGTTTGGACTCATGATAAAATAGATAAAATGCGTGAAGTTTTAAAACGAATTGGTATCAGTTATGATTGGCGGAGAGAAGTCATAACCTGTGAACCAGAATACTATAAATTTACTCAGTGGTTTTTCCTGCAATTTTATAAAAACAACTTAGCCTATAAAAAAGCCGGTCAAGTAAATTGGTGTCCTTCTTGCGCCACAGTTCTCGCCAACGAACAGGTTGTGGAAGGGAACTGTGAACGATGTGGAACACCGGTTATTCGAAAAATGCTTAGCCAATGGTATTTAAAAATCACCCAATATGCTGAGGCTTTGTTGAATGATATCGACACTCTTGGAGAATGGCCGGAACGAGTTCTCGCTATGCAGAGGAATTGGATTGGTCGGAGCGAAGGTGCTTACATAGATTTTTCTCTTCCGGATTTAAACCAGTCAATCAGAGTATTTACCACCCGGCCTGATACCGTCTTTGGTGTGACTTTTTTTGTCTTAGCTCCCGAACATCCTTTGGTTGACGAGCTGGTTGCAGGAACACCCTACCAAGATAAAGTTATTAAATTTCGAGAAAAAATTTCTCGAAAAAGCGATATCGATCGGATGTCGGAAACCTTAGACAAGGACGGAATGTATATCGGAAAGGAAATCGTGAATCCCATTAACGGGGAGAAGATTCCGATCTGGATAGCTGACTACGTGCTCCTTGAATATGGAACTGGTGCAGTTATGGCGGTTCCTGCTCATGATGAACGTGATTACCAGTTTGCTGTTAAATATAATTTGCCGATTCGCCAAGTTATCCAACCTCTTCAGTTGGATAACAAAGAGAAATGTTATGCTGGTTCAGGATTAATGGTTAATTCAGGAGATTTTAGTGGTTTGCCTTCGGAAGAAGGAAAAAGAAAAATAATTTCCTATATAGAAGAGAAAGAAATTGGCAAGGGAGCGGTTACTTATCGTTTAAGAGACTGGTTAATTTCTCGGCAAAGATATTGGGGAGCTCCTATTCCCATTTTATACTGTAATCGTTGTGGTGAAGTACCGGTTTCAGAAAAAGACCTTCCCGTGCTTCTTCCTAAAAATGTTGACTTCCAACCGGGTGGACCTTCACCATTAGCTCGGAGTGATGAGTTTGTCAATACCGTTTGCCCGATTTGTGGTGGTCCGGCAAAAAGAGAAACCGATACCATGGATACCTTCATGTGTTCTTCCTGGTATTTTCTCCGCTATTGTTCACCTTGGACCGACCAAGAACCTTTTGAAAGAAAAGATGTTGATTATTGGATGCCAGTCAATCAGTATATTGGTGGGGTAGAACATGCCATTCTACACCTTCTTTATTCACGCTTTTTTATAAAAGTATTGAGAGATCTGGGGATGATCAATTTTCCCGAACCTTTTATTAATTTGTTTGCCCAGGGAATGGTTACCAAGGGCGGAGTTAAAATGTCAAAATCAAAGGGAAATGTGGTAAGTCCTCGAGACATAATTCTGAGATATGGGGCAGATACCGTTCGGGTCTTTATTCTTTTTGCTGGGCCCCCAGAACTGGATATGGAATGGTCAGATCGAGGCGTTGAAGGAGCACATCGATTTCTCAACCGGGTATGGAGAACAGTAACTGAAGTTATTCGATGTGAGGAAGACCAACGAGTAGAACCTGATCAAGAGAAAATTAAAGCCTTGGAACGAATGATCCACCGGACGATTTTAAAAGTGGACACCGATATTCGTGAGCGTTTCCATTTCAATACTGCTATCAGTTCATTGATGGAATTGCTAAATGAGATTATCGATTCTCACCGGGCTTTTTCCGGAAAAGGGATTCATCCTCAAGAAAAGAAAATTTTAATTACAGCCGCTAAAACCCTGATATCGCTGCTTAATCCTTTTGTTCCTCACCTGACCGAAGAACTCTGGAGAGCCTTAGGAGAAACGTCCTTTTTGTCAGCCTCTGATTGGTTAACTCACGATGAAGAGAAACTGGTCGAAAATCAAGTTGAAATTGTTATTCAGATCAATAGTAAAGTAAGAAGTAAGGTTACTGTGTCTGCTGGTACCGATGAAAAAGGAGTTTTGCAAATCGCCCTGAAGGATGAAAAAGTTCAAACTTGGATAGATCAAAAAACACTGGTTAAACATATCTTTGTTCCAGATAAGCTTTTGAATCTAGTGGTTCGATAAAACGCCTTTCTTCAAGAGAATCCTATTTCCATTTTATTTATTTTATATTATAATAGAAATTATCATATTATGAATATAAATAAATTGCTTATTGTATGAGATTTCTAACGTATTAAATCAAAAGATTAAAATTTATTAGCGGGGATTTTATTAGGTTTAAAGCAAGAACGATGGCATTCTCTCGTCAAGAAAGAATCGTTTTTATTATTCTATCGTCAATATTAGTGTTTAGTACCGGTTTTTTATTTTATAAAACCTGGACTGTTTCGTTACCGAATAAGGTTTCGAACGAGAATAGACCAGAAAACTATATTATTCAAATCGCCGGTGAAGTGCTCAAGCCAGGAGTATACCAAGTAGAAGAGGGTACCCGGCTATACCAGCTTATTGAGCTTGCTGGCGGAGTCTCCCCTCAAGCTGATATTTCAAGTTTAAATTTGGCAGCACCAGTACATGATGGACTCCGTATCAACATTCCAGCTCAGAATTCTAATCAAGGCCAGCTTGAAAATTCTCAATTATCTTTTATTGGGCAACGCCCCTTATCTGAAGAAACTGATAGTAATCTGGTTGTTCAAATCAACACTGCTTCCCTTGAGGAGCTCAAAAGACTCCCCGGAATCGGTGATGTCATCGCTCAAAGAATAATTGAATATCGAAAAACCTATGGCCCCTTTCAATCGGTTGAAGATCTTATAAATGTGAAAGGAATTGGCACCAAAAAACTACAAGATATTAAAGAATCGATTAGCTTTTAATTATTTCCAGCCAAGGATTGTGATGCTAACCTATAAATAGAAACTTTTTTAAGCCGGAGCTTCGTCCTTTTCTTTGTAAGATACCTCTCGGATATTGACATCAACTTTATTAACGATCATTCCGGTTTTGTTTTCTATGACTTTTTTCACTTCACGCTGTACATTTTTGGCCACATCGATGAGGACGGTGTCAATATCGATAACCACGGAAATTTCTAAGCCAACGGTTTTGTCTTTAATGTCTACCTTAACCCCTTTGTTAATTTCACGTTTTCCCATTATGGTGCTCAAAGAAGCTGATGGAATACCCGCCATGCCGGTTATACCGGCAATTTTCATGGTGGTAATGCCAGCAAGAGTAGCAATAATATCCGGTGCAATATTGATTTCACCAATAGCTTCCGTTACGGTAGGAGTCGGTTGTTGTGGAGAATTATCCATGAGTGGATTTTGTTCTTCGTTCATGGTTGAAACCCCCAATCTGATATAATATCTTTATTATAATATCATTATCTTTCTATTTTTAGAAAGCAAAAAAGTTCATAATAATTGTAAGGCCATATTAAACCAAAGGTATTTTTTTACGCTTTGTACGAGAATAATTTGTGATTTTTTTAAACTTGGATTTGTTAATTCCCGGTTTTAAATGATCATTTAAACTTAAAAGTGGGTGGAAGCCTTCTTTTCTGGGGTTTCATTGACACCCTATAGTGAATATCCTATAATTTTTCTACTTTGGATTTTAAGGGAGGAATTTTGGTGACAGAAATAAAAGTAAGCCAGAACGAAAGCATTGATGAAGCATTAAGACGTTTTAAAAGAAAATGTCAAAGAAATGGGATAATTTCTGAGATAAAAAAACGAGAGCATTATGAGAAGCCCAGTGAAAAGAAAAGAAAAAAGGCTCAAGCTGCAGCTCGGAGGAAAAAAAGAAGATGATCAAAGAACGGCTGGTTGAAGAAATGAAAAAAGCAATGAAAGAAAAAGACTTCACCCGGCTTGATACGATTCGTCTGGTTTTAGCCGAAATAAAAAATGAAGAAATCGAAAAACGTGAGCCTTTAAATGAGGATGAGTTGGCTCGGGTGCTTAAAAGAGGTGTAAAAAAGTTGGAGGATTCTATTGGGTATTTTGAAAAAGGGAACCGCCCGGAACTCATTCAAAAAGCCAAGTTGGAAATGTCTATCCTCCAAGAATTTATGCCATCTCAACTGACCATTGAGGAGATTGAAGCTTTGGTTGATGAAGTATTAACGAATTGGTCGGAAAAGAAATCCTTTGGCTTAATTATGAAAGAGGTTATGACTAGGGTAGCCAATCGAGCAGATGGTTCTCAGATATCGGCTATAGTTAAACAAAAGTTGAATGAGGGATGATAAGCTCATTTGTCTATAAATGCCAAACACAAACAAATTGAATATCGTCTTGATTGTTTTGAAATTTCTGATATAAAGAAACTTTTCGGGTATTTAGATAAAAATCTTCGATTAATCGAAGAGATATTTCAAGTTAATATCGATTTAACACCAGAGTCCCTTATAGTTGGGGAAAAGAATGATGATGCCAGTTTGACACAGGTGAAGACCTTTCTTGATGAGCTGGCGGCTTTTATGAAAGAAGGACATGATTTGACTAGTGATGATATCCAAAAAATGGCAGCTACCATTAAGGAAGGTAGAGAAATCTGGTGGAAGAAAAATTATAGCCAGGGAATTATCACCACTGCTTACCATAAAATCATTCATCCCCGAACCGCTGGGCAGGTGAACTATGTCCGTGCGGTGAAAGAAAATGAACTCATTTTTTGTATTGGACCAGCGGGAACTGGTAAAACCTATTTAGCCATGGCGATGGCCTGCGCTGCTCTTCAAAAAAAAGAGGTTAGCCGGATTGTTTTAGTGAGGCCGGCGGTCGAAGCCGGTGAAAGCCTGGGATACCTTCCTGGTGACCTCCGAGAAAAAATTGAACCCTATCTTCGTCCGCTTTATGATGCTTTATATGAAATGCTTTCTCCCGAACGTTTTCAAAAATATATTGAAAAAGACATTATAGAAGTGGCTCCATTAGCCTATATGAGAGGGAGAACTTTAAATGATTCTTTTATTGTTCTTGATGAAGCTCAAAACACTACACCGGAACAAATGAAAATGTTTTTAACTCGTATGGG includes:
- the hndD_1 gene encoding NADP-reducing hydrogenase subunit HndC, with translation MSHENLKKSVIIDGQEIELSGEKNILEVARKADIDIPTFCYLSDLSVYGACRMCLVEVEGRGIMPSCSTLPEPGMVIKTNTQRILKARKMVLELLLANHKRDCTTCERNLNCRLQELSARLDITEVPFGERTDDLPLDTSSFSLVRDPNKCILCGDCVRTCKEIEGIGIYDFTQRGSKSLVEPAFGKKLSEVECVYCGQCSVRCPTAALIVKSEVDKAWEAVLDPEKFVVAQIAPAVRVAVGEAFGLEPGEISTGKIAAALKKIGFDRVFDTAFSADLTTVEEAEEFFKRLTKGGPFPHFTSCCPSWVIYAERNYPFYLNNLSSAKSPQQMFGAVIKNFVTKAENKTLDEIVSVSIMPCTAKKFEARRPEFQTEGKPDVDIVMTAQEIIKMIKSANIDFKELEPVPFDVPLGLGTGAGVIFGVTGGVTEAVLRYAYERLTGKELKNVEFSGVRGFESLREAEVDFDGRTVKVAVVHGLANLQRLVKDIREGKRYYDLVEVMNCPGGCIGGGGMPLAHPDREMTLRKRAQGLYNADRMSTIRKAQDNPSLKYLYEKWLEKPNSEEAEKFLHTSYRSRRRISKEYIRIQEAKESQKIDIAVCVGTSCYLKGSYNLLQRLLELAKEHDLQDRVSIGATFCLEKCSLGPNIRINDEVISGVTEQNVKEIFENHVLAKL
- the leuS gene encoding Leucine--tRNA ligase gives rise to the protein MRENYDFDAIELEWQKKWSDHRLFQVETNPERRKYYVLEMFPYPSGDPHMGHVKNYVIGDVVARYFTRKGFNVLHPMGYDSFGLPAENAAIKNNIHPSVWTHDKIDKMREVLKRIGISYDWRREVITCEPEYYKFTQWFFLQFYKNNLAYKKAGQVNWCPSCATVLANEQVVEGNCERCGTPVIRKMLSQWYLKITQYAEALLNDIDTLGEWPERVLAMQRNWIGRSEGAYIDFSLPDLNQSIRVFTTRPDTVFGVTFFVLAPEHPLVDELVAGTPYQDKVIKFREKISRKSDIDRMSETLDKDGMYIGKEIVNPINGEKIPIWIADYVLLEYGTGAVMAVPAHDERDYQFAVKYNLPIRQVIQPLQLDNKEKCYAGSGLMVNSGDFSGLPSEEGKRKIISYIEEKEIGKGAVTYRLRDWLISRQRYWGAPIPILYCNRCGEVPVSEKDLPVLLPKNVDFQPGGPSPLARSDEFVNTVCPICGGPAKRETDTMDTFMCSSWYFLRYCSPWTDQEPFERKDVDYWMPVNQYIGGVEHAILHLLYSRFFIKVLRDLGMINFPEPFINLFAQGMVTKGGVKMSKSKGNVVSPRDIILRYGADTVRVFILFAGPPELDMEWSDRGVEGAHRFLNRVWRTVTEVIRCEEDQRVEPDQEKIKALERMIHRTILKVDTDIRERFHFNTAISSLMELLNEIIDSHRAFSGKGIHPQEKKILITAAKTLISLLNPFVPHLTEELWRALGETSFLSASDWLTHDEEKLVENQVEIVIQINSKVRSKVTVSAGTDEKGVLQIALKDEKVQTWIDQKTLVKHIFVPDKLLNLVVR
- the comEA gene encoding ComE operon protein 1, giving the protein MAFSRQERIVFIILSSILVFSTGFLFYKTWTVSLPNKVSNENRPENYIIQIAGEVLKPGVYQVEEGTRLYQLIELAGGVSPQADISSLNLAAPVHDGLRINIPAQNSNQGQLENSQLSFIGQRPLSEETDSNLVVQINTASLEELKRLPGIGDVIAQRIIEYRKTYGPFQSVEDLINVKGIGTKKLQDIKESISF
- the rpsU gene encoding 30S ribosomal protein S21 translates to MTEIKVSQNESIDEALRRFKRKCQRNGIISEIKKREHYEKPSEKKRKKAQAAARRKKRR
- a CDS encoding Yqey-like protein, with protein sequence MIKERLVEEMKKAMKEKDFTRLDTIRLVLAEIKNEEIEKREPLNEDELARVLKRGVKKLEDSIGYFEKGNRPELIQKAKLEMSILQEFMPSQLTIEEIEALVDEVLTNWSEKKSFGLIMKEVMTRVANRADGSQISAIVKQKLNEG
- the ybeZ gene encoding PhoH-like protein; the protein is MSINAKHKQIEYRLDCFEISDIKKLFGYLDKNLRLIEEIFQVNIDLTPESLIVGEKNDDASLTQVKTFLDELAAFMKEGHDLTSDDIQKMAATIKEGREIWWKKNYSQGIITTAYHKIIHPRTAGQVNYVRAVKENELIFCIGPAGTGKTYLAMAMACAALQKKEVSRIVLVRPAVEAGESLGYLPGDLREKIEPYLRPLYDALYEMLSPERFQKYIEKDIIEVAPLAYMRGRTLNDSFIVLDEAQNTTPEQMKMFLTRMGFGSKVVVTGDITQVDLPSGKNSGLMVIQKILADVSGVEFIYLTEKDVVRHQLVQKIIQAYEKFEKNLPTQEKST